The following nucleotide sequence is from Pseudarthrobacter psychrotolerans.
CCCGGCTGTCTCTAGCGCCGGGCGTCGGTGGTGCCCAGCGGACCTCGCCGGAACCCAACGGAACGCCGGGCCGAACACAGGTCCGGCGTCGGACGTTTTGCGGTGATTCCGTCGCCGGAAGAGCGGTGGCGCACCCGCCGCACCACCCACGGAACAAAGTACTCGGCGGGCCCACACCAGGTCTCGGAGCGGGCTGCGCGCCACGTGCGGGCGGGCAAAGGCTTGGCCGGAGCGGCTCGAGCGTGTGGTTCACGTTCAGCGATTCCAGCACCATGGCCGCGATGGTGTGGTGCCCCAGCGGCGAAAAATGCAGGCGGTCCTCGTCCCACATCTGCGGATCGTTCAGCTGCTTGAGCGACCACATGTCGGCGATGATGGCATCATGGCGGGCGGCCACGGTGCGCAGGTTCTCGTTGTAGATCGCCACCTTGCTCCGGACCGTCCCAGGACCGAGGAACCGGTATCCGGACCGTTGAACAGCACCACCGTGGCGCCGCCCATGGACAGGATCTGGACCACAGAATCAAGTTTTCGGCGAGGGCGTCGGGTCTCCGCCGGGCCTGATGAGATCGTTGCCGCCGGCGGAGAGTGTTACCAGGTCCGGCTTCAGCGCCAGGCACGGAGCAAGCTGCTGGTCCACGATCTGCTGCAGGAGCCGGCCGCGGACGGCCAGGTTCGCGTAGGCGAAGTCCGACTGGCTCCGGCCCAGTTCCTCGGCCACCCGGTCCGCCCACCGCGGAAGCCGCCGGGGCTCGTTTGGTTCCGGGTCGCCGATGCCCTCCGTGAACGAATCTCCCATCGCTACATAACGGCTCCAGGGGTGAGCCGCCGTGGCCGTGGCGGACTCTGCATGGCTTTTGCGTCATTCACGTCCTATCCTGCCTCCTCCCTCACAAGCTACGCCACCGTAGGTAGTTACCCCGGGTAACTGTAAGAATGGAAACCATGACTGACGCCCAAGTATTTCCCGCCCCTGTTGTTCTGTGTCCCGGCCGGACACCAGCGCGCCGGAAAGCCGCTGCTGGTGCTGCTGCACGGCTACGGCGCCAACGAGCAGGACCTCCTAGCCTTGCGGACATGCTTCCCGAAGATTTTGGTTGCCTCACTCCGGGCGCCCTGCCACGGGTCCCGGTTTTATGTGGTTCCCCCTGACGGCCTCCATCGAATACACGCTCGACGCCGTCAAGGCGGCAGCCGTCTATGTGGAGGACTGGATCGACACCGTCAAAGCCGACCATCCGACGGTGACGCTGCTCGGCTTTTCCATGGGAATGGCCATGGCCACCACGCTGCTCCGGCAGCGCCCCGCTGACTACGCCGCCGTCGTCGGCTTTCCGGCTTTGTGGTCAACGCGGACGGTGACCCAGCTTCAAGGATGGCGAACTGGACGGCACAGTGCCGCTCTTCTGGGCCGGGACCAGCAGACCCGTGATCACCGCCGACAAGATCGACTACACCATGGCTGGGTGCGTGGGCACGTCAAGCTCACCAAGGTGCTCTACACGGCATGTGGCATGGCATCAACCAGCAGGAAATCGGCCACGTTCCGAGTTCCTTACGCACGAGGTGCTGTACAAGTAGAACGCACGACGGCGGCCGGCGGCACAGTGCCGCCGGCCGCTTACGCTGTCCTCGCCGCCCAGGCTTAGCTCGATCCACCGGTCGGGTTGAGGTTGTAGCGGCGGTTTAAACGGAGAATGCCTGTCGGATCGGGAAAATGGGGTTTGTCTAGAACTCCGTTTGGCCAATCCGAGAGGCATCTCGTAAGTGCAACTTTTCCATAGATCCACGCGCGTGTCAGCCGCGTTCGATGATTCCAACCTCGTGTCGGCCGCAGGTCTGGTCCCGGCGATGGCGCTGGCGGTGAAAACCTGCCTTGGCGAACTCGCTATCAGTGGCTGACGCTGCCCGGATACTTCGGCGCGAATGCGGGTTGAAGGTCACCGCGCTGGTCGCGGGCATGGTCGCTGGGCCGATTCCATCGATGACATGGCCTTGTTGCGTCACGGCGGATAAGAAACTTTTCGCCGTGCATATGCCCGTCGACTTTGGATCGTCCTGCGCTCGTTCACCTTCGGCCATGTCCGCCAGCTCGACGCCCTCGCCGCACGGTGGCTGGTGAACGTGGCCGCCGTGGCCCCGATCACCTCCGGTATCGATGATTACGCTCTGGTCGATATCGACGACACATCAAGGAAGTCCACGGCTACCGGAAACAGGGTTCCGGCTACGGTTACTCCGGGGTCCGGGGATTGAACGCGCTGATCGGATCCTCTCGACCGCGACCGCGGCGCCGGTCATCATCGGCGCGAGGCTGCGCAAGGGAAGCTCCGGCTCCCCGCGCGGGCGGGAAGTTCATCGCTGACATCCTTGCCACCGTCAAACGGCTGCGCGGCAAGGATGCCACGGGCTGGTGCTGCTGCGTGCCGACAGTGCCTTCTACGGCCACCCGGTCGTCGCCGCTGCCCACCGCGCAGGCGCGAAAGTGTCCATTACCGCCCGGATGGACCCGGCCGTCAAAC
It contains:
- a CDS encoding SGNH/GDSL hydrolase family protein, whose protein sequence is MGDSFTEGIGDPEPNEPRRLPRWADRVAEELGRSQSDFAYANLAVRGRLLQQIVDQQLAPCLALKPDLVTLSAGGNDLIRPGGDPTPSPKT